TAAAGTCTTCTAGAACATAGGTTTCCAGCTATGTCCTTATACTTAATAACACCTTTTAAAATATCTCTGCTGTTTGTAAAAGCGATATGGTTAACAAGTGTTATCTCTTTTAAATCTAATTTTAAAATTTTTGCTTCTATATTTTCTCTATCTATGTATAGATCACTAGCTATATCTAGCATTCTCATATAGTCCTCAGTGTAGATTACTCTCTCTTTTAAAGCTACAATAGTCTCTTGAGTTACGTTGCTTTTCAATCTAGATAGAGATGCTGATGTGAATAGATCCATCAGTTCTGTTCTGATTGTTGAGTATTTTGTGATGCTTACATCAGCTAAGAATATCTTGCTATCAGTACTCTTTGTTACTACTATACGAAACTCATTAGCTAAAACTGGTTTAAATATATGTGTCGCTGTTTGAGAGTGATTGTTTACAACAGTTATAAACTCTTTCCATGCATCCTCTTCAGAACTTCTGTAAGAGATTGTGTAGTTGTTTAAAACTTTTGTATCATAGATAGTTGAGAAGAATTTAAAGTGATCAACTAAACAAGTTGTTCCTGTTTTTATGATAACCTCTCCAAATCCTTCGGCTGTGTAAGGCTCACTTTGGAAAATACTGTGAACATTATCATTCAGTGCATTTGTAATTACAAAGTTTTCCTCATGACTTTTATTACTTTTTATAGTCATCTTGCTGTTTTCTAAGAGATGACCGTGAGGTGTGTCTTCAGACTCTTTAAATTTAGTTTGGTCAAGAGCAACTATTTGAACACCCTCAACTCCATATTCATATATATCATAACCGTTGATCTCTAATTCGTAGTCCTTCATGTAAAAGTAATCAAACTCTAAAACTACAGATTCCCCATTTTGAATTACATTTTTTACATTTTTTACAATCTCGTAACCATAGCTATCAGTATACTTCACACTTCCGCTAACTATTTTACTTTTAGAACTAAATTGAATTTAATTTCCAACAATCATATCCTCAGTTCTCATTTTAAAGAATAATCCTTCAAGATGCCCACTTCTGTTTCTAGAATTAAGAACCTTTAGATACTCAGTTGTATTTTTTCTCATTTCCACTGTCAATCCTCCCGTTGTTCATATTTATCAAATGATTTTGAATTAATTTTACATAATCGTCCAAAAGAAGTCAACTTTTTTATTTTTTTAAACCATTTTTTAACAACTTAAAGTAATTTTATTTTTTATATAAAAAAACACACGTAAAAAACATATGGTATTTCATTTTTATATGAACTGTGCTAAAAATGTAGTATTTTCAATATTTTATAACAAAAAAGTTTGACTTTTTAGAAATAAAGGAATATAATTCGCTCTGTGAGATTTTAATAAAATAACATTAAACGGGGAGAGTTAAAATGGCAAACACACACACAGGCAACAAAATGAAATTGATACCATTGATTCTAATGATTTTCACTTCAGTTTTTGGTTTCAATAACATCCCAAGATCATTCTATCTTATGGGATACTCTGCAATACCTTGGTATATCTTCTCTGGGGTATTATTCTTTATTCCTTACGCATTTATGATGGCTGAGTATGGTTCAGCTTTCAAAAAAGAGACTGGTGGTATCTACTCATGGATGGAGAAATCAGTTGGACCAAAATATGCATTCATCACAACATTTATGTGGTATTCATCATACGTTATTTGGTTAGTAAATATATCTTCTGGAATTTGGGTGGTTGTATCTACAGCTGTTTTTGGAAAGGATTTAACTCATCAGCTAAATCTATTTGGATTAAATTCAACACAGAGTATGGGTCTTTTAGGGGTTGGACTTATAACAGCATTCACTTATATAGCTTCAAAAGGTTTAAATAAAATAACTAAAATCGCTTCGATTGGTGGGGTTGCAGTTACACTTTTAAACTTAGTTTTACTTCTTGGTTCACTTATTGTTTTCATCAACAACGGATTCACTTTAGCACAACCTATCGAATCTATAAGCGGTGCTTTCTTCACATCACCTAATCCGAACTACTTAAGTGGATTATCTATAGCATCATTCCTAGTATTTGCTATCTTTGCATATGGAGGAATCGAGGTTGTAGGTGGATTGGTTGATAAAACAGAAAATCCAGAAAAGAACTTCCCAAAAGGGATATCTATCGCTGCTATCGTTATAGCTGTTGGATATGCTATTGGAATCTTCTTTGTTGGAATATTCACTAACTGGGAGTTTTTAATCAATAAAGGAAATGTTCACATAGGTAACTTCTCATATGTTTGTATGGAAAACCTTGGATATCAAATAGCTATCTCTTTCAATCTAAGTGAAGCGACAGCTGTTACAATCGGACAGTTCATGTCTAGATATATGGGTATATCTATAGTTCTTTGTTTAACAGGAGCTTTCTTCACTCTTATCTACTCACCTTTAAAGCAACTGATTGAGGGAGCACCAAAAGAGATGTGGCCAGCTAAGATATCAGAGATTAAAGATGGAATGCCTCAAAACGCTATGTGGTGTCAATGGGGAATCGTTGTTCTATTTATTTTAGGAATAACTTTCGGTGGTCAAGGAGCAGAGGCTTTCTTTATGAAGCTGACTCTTATGACAAACGTTGCTATGACAATACCATATCTTTTAATAGCAGCTGCATTCCCAATATTTAAGAAAAATGATAAGATTGAAAAACCTTTCGTTATATTTAAAACTGATTTCTCAGTTAAAATAGCTACATTCTTCACTGTACTACTTGTTGGATTTGCCAATATAGCTACAATCGTAGAACCAGCTTTAAATGGAAAGATAGATGATACAATCTGGATGAGTATTGGACCAGTATTCTTCATTTTATTAGCATTAACTATTTACAAAAGATACGAAATAGGGTATCTTCATAAGAAGGAGCATTTAGCTTAAACGCTCTTGAACAAACAGAAATTAAATGGGGTGAAAAATATGTTTAGAAAAAATGGTTGGACAAAAGAGAGAGTTGAAGATAAAGCTGTTATATTCGATTTCTCAGAAAACTACAAAAAGTTCTTAGATGATGGGAAAACAGAGAGAGAGGTTGTAGAGATCAGCAGAAAGTTAGCTGAAGAAAACGGCTTCGTTCACATTGAAAATGTAGAAACTTTAAAAGCTGGAGATAAAGTTTATTTTATCAATAGAAATAAAAATATCGTTTTAAGTGTTATCGGAGAGGATGATATTTTAAAAGGAATCAACTATATTGTTTCTCATATCGATTCACCAAGAATTGATATAAAAGCTAATCCACTATATGAGGAGTTAGATTTAGCATATATGAAAACTCACTACTACGGTGGAATCAAAAAGTACCAATGGGCAACTATCCCTCTTGCTCTTCATGGAGTTGTTATCTTAGAGGATGGCACAAAAGTTGATTTGACAATTGGAGAGTGTGAAAACGACCCTATCCTTATGATACCTGATCTACTTCCACACCTTTGGGGGAAATCTCAAGCTGAGAGAAAGGCTCCTGAAGTTTTCCTAGGAGAGGAGCTACAGATTTTAGTTGGTTCTATGCCTATGTATTTAGAGGAGTGTGAATCAAAAGAGCTTATCAAAACTCATATCTTAGAAATTTTAAAATCGAAGTATGGTTTTGGTGAAGAGGATTTCGTTTCAGCTGAGTTACAACTTGTTCCAGCTGGAAAAGCTAGAGATTTAGGATTAGATAGATCAATGGTTGCTGGATATGGACAGGATGATAGAATCTGTGCTTACACATCACTAAAGGCTATCTTAGATTTAAAGGCGACTCCAAAGAGAACTGTTGTGTGTTTCCTAGCTGATAAAGAGGAAACTGGTTCGAATGGATCAACTGGTCTTCAATCAAACTACTTAGAGTATTTCACAACTGAGCTTATTTTAAAGGTAAAAGGTAACTTCAACGCTTTTGATCTTCAAAAAACTCTTTGGAACTCAAAGGCTTTATCTTCAGATGTTAACGTTGCTATGGATCCTATCTTCAAAGGGGTTCACGATCCTATGAACGCAGCTAAACTGAACAACGGTATAGTTATTACAAAGTATACTGGTGCTAGAGGAAAAAGTGGTACAAATGACGCTGATGCTGAGTTTGTTGCAGAGATTAGAAATATGTTAAACAAAAATGATATCGTTTGGCAAATCGGAATGCTTGGAAAGGTTGACGAGGGTGGCGGAGGAACAGTTGCTATGTTCTTAGCTCAAAAAGGGATTAAAACTATCGACGTTGGTCCTGCTCTACTTTCTATGCACGCACCTATGGAGATCTCATCAAAACTTGATGTTTATGAGACTTACAGAGCTTACTTAGCTTTCTACAATCTATAATTCACACAAAAAGAAGAGGTTGGATTTAACTATCCAGCCTCCTCTTTTTATACCACTCTTTTTTCCCTCTTTTAGCTTCATACATAGCTAAATCTGCAAATTTAAATGCCTCTCTCATAGAGACTTCTCTCTTTTTAAAATAGTAACCCAAACTAAACGTGACTCCATATTTCCTCATCAAATGTGATTCTTCAAATATTCTTTTCAATTTTTTTATTTTTATCTCTACAACAGATTCATATGAAGAGAATACATAAAACTCATCACCAGAAATCCTAAATACATAGTCATCCTTAAAAACAGCATTTAAATATCTCCCAGTTTCTATAAGAATCTCATCACCACAATCATGCCCATAGACATCATTTGCATTTTTAAAGTTATTTAAATCTAACAATATTGTGACTCCACTAGTAGTATCGTTACTTTTACAAAATTCATTATAAACTCTTCTACTATAAAGTCCAGTTAACTCATCTCTTAAAAGCTCTTTTGTTTCCTCTTTTTGTTGCATATTTTTCACTGTTTGATTTACTCCAAATACAAATATAATTATTATAAAAGGAATCGTTACATTTACCAATTTGTGGTAACGTTCCCGCTCTCTAAGATCATTTTTCTTCTTATCCAAACTCGATATATCTAAAAACTCATTCATATTTACCATCTCTGTTAAAGCTTTATCCAAGATATTTTTCAATATAACATTATCTTTTCTCAAAGCCAAATTAAATGGTACCTGTTCTAAAACATTTATATCAAATCTGTTTAAATCATACCCCTCTGTAGTCAGCGTTATTATTGATGATAACCGTCTATTTTTGAAAGCTGCTACCATTCTATTTTTATCGACATATCTCTCAATTTCAGATTCTAAAAAGTGTTCTTTTGCTATCTCCTCTTCAACAGTATCTTTTAATACACCAACTTTAATTTTATTTTGATATAAGACTTCTATATTATCTATTCTATATACATTTAAAGAACACAACTTTTGTGTGAACAGAAACTTTTCTTCTCTCTCCTTCGTTTTCGAGAGAGTTAGTATATCTAAATTTCCATTTTCAAATTCAGAGTATTTCTCATCCCATTCAGCACCTCTTAAATTTTTAGGTTCACAAAAAACTATATTTAAATTATTGAGTAGATAGTTTAAAAAAATATGTAAAACTCCAGTATAGTTGTTTTCATTTGATATATAGCTTATCTCCTCTACATTTGCATAACCTATTTTTAGATGATTCAAATTTTTTATATATATCTTTTCATCCTCTGATAAAACCTTATCAAATTTATTTTTAATAACACTTTGTTTTCTATTCTCTAAAGAATCGTTCATATCTTTTATATATTTTTCATCGAGAGCGTTGTTTATTATCTCCAATAGATCTATATTTTTTTTATGAACTCCTATTGCATTTTTAGGTAATTTTCCTATCTTTAACTTATTCGTTTTTTCTATCAGATTCATATCTGAATCCACGTAATTAGCATATCTATCTCTATCTATTCTATCCACTCTTATTATATTCAAATCCAAATCATTTCTATAGTTAATTCGCTCTAAAAAACTTTCATACACTGTATCTTTTGTTACATAGACATCTTTTCCTTTTAAATCATCTAGGTGATTCAATCTTTCGCCTTTAGCAACAACAACCAAAGTTTCATTTAAAATTTTATTTGAAAATAGTGCTAACTTTTCACGCTCTGGTGTTCGTGTCAAAAAAGGTATAAAATCAATCTCTCCCTTTACAAATCCTTCATATATCTCTGGCCAATCCCCTTGCCTTATCTCTATATCCAAATCTAAATAATCCTCGAAAAGCTCTTTAGCTATATCGTTTAATGAGCGTCCACCCACTTTATCCTCTCCAAAATAAAGAGTTCTCAAACCCAAAACATATCTCTCTTTTCTTGCTTTCTCAAGAGTTTCCCGCTCCTTAATATTTCTCGGAGCATATTTTTCTCCTCCAAATACACTTATAACACTTAAAATAAAAATTAAAAAAATCTTTTTAATTCGCACGTGTTCCCCTCCTAAAACAAACAATCTTCCCCTAAAAAAAAAGTTATCACGAATGATAACCTTTCCCTAAGTTTTTTAAATTGTGAGAATTTGATAAAACTCTATCACTATATTCTACAATATCTTTGATTTTTTTGTAACTTGAAATTTTTTTAATTTTTTTTAAAATCTCTTCTAGAATAATTTTATGAACAAATCTATATTTTTGTTGAAGATTCTTGTACCTCTTCTATGCTGGTATTAAGCCAAGTTTTTAAATATAATTTTATAAAAAAAGACTAGGTGAGTGATGCACCTAGTCAGAGATTAAAAAAGAGCTAGTTTCTCACTCCTAGCTCTTTTTCATACAATGAACTTACGAACATTGAATATTAATTATTGTTAAGTTTATTATACTCTTATTAGAAATAAAAATCAATAATTTTCAATAATTTTTCTGATAGTCACCAGAAGCTACCTCTTCAACCCAAGCTTGGTTATCAAGATACCATCTGATAGTCTTTTCGATTCCCTCTGTGAAGGCAGTCTCTGGATACCATCCCAGCTCAGTTACAATTTTTGTAGGATCAATAGCGTAACGACTGTCATGCCCTAATCTATCCTGAACATAAGTGATTAAATCATAGTTGATATTTTCTACATCTGTAGTCAATACTGATCTATACTCTAGCTCATCTCTCATTATTCTAGCTATAGTATCTATAGTCAGTTTTACAATATTGATATTTTGTTCCTCATTGAATCCACCGATATTGTAAATCTGGTGAGTTGGTGCCTTAGACAGTACCATATCGATTCCTTTACAGTGGTCCATAACAAAAAGCCAATCCCTTACGTTATCTCCCTTTCCATAAACTGGTAACTTCTTACCAGCTAAGATATTCTTGATGATTAAAGGAATCAACTTCTCTGGGAAGTGGTAAGGCCCATAGTTATTAGAACATCTTGTTATATTGAATGGAAACTTATATGTTTCACCATAAGCCACCACCATCATATCGGCTGAAGCTTTCGATGCTGAATATGGACTACGTGGATCAAGTGGAGTTCTCTCTGTAAACATCGGGTCATTCAAACCTAAACTCCCATATACCTCATCTGTTGAAACGTGATGGAACTTCTTTCCTTCTTTATAGATAGGATAGCCGTTATCATCCTTTCCAACAGTCCAGAAAGATTTTGCAACCTCCATCAGGTTTTGTGTTCCAAGAATATTTGTCTCTAAAAATATCCCAGGATTCTCTATACTACGATCCACATGAGACTCAGCAGCAAAGTTAACGACTGCATCTATATCATGTGCCATAAATATATTTTCCACTAACTCTCTATTACAGATATCTCCCTTAAAGAAAGTTACTCTGTTATCCTTTAACTCCTCTCTTATAGTTCCAAGATTTCCTGCATACGTTAACTTGTCTAGGATAACTATCTCTATATTCTCATACTTCTCTAACATATATTTTACAAAGTTAGCACCGATAAATCCAGCACCACCTGTTACAAGATACCTTTTACTTACTCTTTGCATATCTCCTCCAAACTCTATAAAGTAAATGAGGTAGGATATTATCCTACCTCACCTTGTAAGTTGATTGAAATTAGATGGGCGGCGTATCCATCATGTCTGGTTACTCTATTTCTAGAGCGTGCAGGGTGCCTTTCCTGCTCGTTAATATTCATATCTTCTGTATTTTTATATTTTAATTATAATCTTTTTTTTTATAAAAGTCAAGGTACTCATCAACTCGTGTCTTCCAACTCGGAATCTGAATTTCCAAGAGTTTCTCTATCTTAGAGCTACATAACTTCGAATACTTTGGTCTTATGTCATAAGGCGTAAAGTCAGAACAACGAGCTTCGATTATCTCTCCTTTATATCCCAACTTTTCCAATATATACTGCCCTTGCTCATAACGAGAGGCCTCTCCCTCTCCACTTAGATGATAAATTCCATATCTTTTCTCTTTCAACTCCAACATCTTCATTGTCATACAAACTATATCAACCGTACTCGTAGGAGATGATATTTGATCGCTCGCCAGAGCTATTTTCTCTCTCTCCATCCATCTCTTTACCTGCTCTATAAAGTTTGCTTCGCCTTTTCCAAACACCCACGACACCCTAAATATATATGTTTTATCGTTCGCTTTTAAAGCTAGTCTCTCTCCTAAAACCTTACTTTTCCCGTAAACAGAGATTGGATTTACCTCATCCTCTTCAGTGTAAGGTTTCATCTTTTCTCCATCAAAAACAAAATCAGTCGAATATGTCACAAACTCTATATCTAACTCTTTTGCCACCTTAGCTAAGTTCTCTACAGCAAAG
The sequence above is drawn from the Cetobacterium sp. ZOR0034 genome and encodes:
- the yjeM gene encoding glutamate/gamma-aminobutyrate family transporter YjeM, whose translation is MANTHTGNKMKLIPLILMIFTSVFGFNNIPRSFYLMGYSAIPWYIFSGVLFFIPYAFMMAEYGSAFKKETGGIYSWMEKSVGPKYAFITTFMWYSSYVIWLVNISSGIWVVVSTAVFGKDLTHQLNLFGLNSTQSMGLLGVGLITAFTYIASKGLNKITKIASIGGVAVTLLNLVLLLGSLIVFINNGFTLAQPIESISGAFFTSPNPNYLSGLSIASFLVFAIFAYGGIEVVGGLVDKTENPEKNFPKGISIAAIVIAVGYAIGIFFVGIFTNWEFLINKGNVHIGNFSYVCMENLGYQIAISFNLSEATAVTIGQFMSRYMGISIVLCLTGAFFTLIYSPLKQLIEGAPKEMWPAKISEIKDGMPQNAMWCQWGIVVLFILGITFGGQGAEAFFMKLTLMTNVAMTIPYLLIAAAFPIFKKNDKIEKPFVIFKTDFSVKIATFFTVLLVGFANIATIVEPALNGKIDDTIWMSIGPVFFILLALTIYKRYEIGYLHKKEHLA
- a CDS encoding aminopeptidase, with the protein product MFRKNGWTKERVEDKAVIFDFSENYKKFLDDGKTEREVVEISRKLAEENGFVHIENVETLKAGDKVYFINRNKNIVLSVIGEDDILKGINYIVSHIDSPRIDIKANPLYEELDLAYMKTHYYGGIKKYQWATIPLALHGVVILEDGTKVDLTIGECENDPILMIPDLLPHLWGKSQAERKAPEVFLGEELQILVGSMPMYLEECESKELIKTHILEILKSKYGFGEEDFVSAELQLVPAGKARDLGLDRSMVAGYGQDDRICAYTSLKAILDLKATPKRTVVCFLADKEETGSNGSTGLQSNYLEYFTTELILKVKGNFNAFDLQKTLWNSKALSSDVNVAMDPIFKGVHDPMNAAKLNNGIVITKYTGARGKSGTNDADAEFVAEIRNMLNKNDIVWQIGMLGKVDEGGGGTVAMFLAQKGIKTIDVGPALLSMHAPMEISSKLDVYETYRAYLAFYNL
- a CDS encoding GGDEF domain-containing protein translates to MRIKKIFLIFILSVISVFGGEKYAPRNIKERETLEKARKERYVLGLRTLYFGEDKVGGRSLNDIAKELFEDYLDLDIEIRQGDWPEIYEGFVKGEIDFIPFLTRTPEREKLALFSNKILNETLVVVAKGERLNHLDDLKGKDVYVTKDTVYESFLERINYRNDLDLNIIRVDRIDRDRYANYVDSDMNLIEKTNKLKIGKLPKNAIGVHKKNIDLLEIINNALDEKYIKDMNDSLENRKQSVIKNKFDKVLSEDEKIYIKNLNHLKIGYANVEEISYISNENNYTGVLHIFLNYLLNNLNIVFCEPKNLRGAEWDEKYSEFENGNLDILTLSKTKEREEKFLFTQKLCSLNVYRIDNIEVLYQNKIKVGVLKDTVEEEIAKEHFLESEIERYVDKNRMVAAFKNRRLSSIITLTTEGYDLNRFDINVLEQVPFNLALRKDNVILKNILDKALTEMVNMNEFLDISSLDKKKNDLRERERYHKLVNVTIPFIIIIFVFGVNQTVKNMQQKEETKELLRDELTGLYSRRVYNEFCKSNDTTSGVTILLDLNNFKNANDVYGHDCGDEILIETGRYLNAVFKDDYVFRISGDEFYVFSSYESVVEIKIKKLKRIFEESHLMRKYGVTFSLGYYFKKREVSMREAFKFADLAMYEAKRGKKEWYKKRRLDS
- the rfbB gene encoding dTDP-glucose 4,6-dehydratase, which encodes MQRVSKRYLVTGGAGFIGANFVKYMLEKYENIEIVILDKLTYAGNLGTIREELKDNRVTFFKGDICNRELVENIFMAHDIDAVVNFAAESHVDRSIENPGIFLETNILGTQNLMEVAKSFWTVGKDDNGYPIYKEGKKFHHVSTDEVYGSLGLNDPMFTERTPLDPRSPYSASKASADMMVVAYGETYKFPFNITRCSNNYGPYHFPEKLIPLIIKNILAGKKLPVYGKGDNVRDWLFVMDHCKGIDMVLSKAPTHQIYNIGGFNEEQNINIVKLTIDTIARIMRDELEYRSVLTTDVENINYDLITYVQDRLGHDSRYAIDPTKIVTELGWYPETAFTEGIEKTIRWYLDNQAWVEEVASGDYQKNY
- the rfbD gene encoding dTDP-4-dehydrorhamnose reductase, encoding MILITGGAGQLATEFSRFFKENSIDFIAPKRAELDIRDFEKVREFVKSNDVTLIINCAAYNFVDKAEEEPEMAYSVNAFAVENLAKVAKELDIEFVTYSTDFVFDGEKMKPYTEEDEVNPISVYGKSKVLGERLALKANDKTYIFRVSWVFGKGEANFIEQVKRWMEREKIALASDQISSPTSTVDIVCMTMKMLELKEKRYGIYHLSGEGEASRYEQGQYILEKLGYKGEIIEARCSDFTPYDIRPKYSKLCSSKIEKLLEIQIPSWKTRVDEYLDFYKKKDYN